A stretch of the Capsicum annuum cultivar UCD-10X-F1 chromosome 8, UCD10Xv1.1, whole genome shotgun sequence genome encodes the following:
- the LOC107865780 gene encoding F-box protein CPR1-like, translating to MLFYGFCDGLNCAKIYGGFTDARVSLLNPSTGESKTFPSSPFELPKSVQNSPVYVTFGIGYNSTCDDYTIVRMAHEFGGHYRYEMKLYSLKNNSWRKIQDLPHPIFHAGSVCCFLNGAFHWFSYHTSYQDGLCVVVLLDISEEKYGEIQIPRLNCWE from the coding sequence ATGTTGTTCTATGGCTTCTGTGATGGCTTGAATTGTGCGAAAATCTATGGGGGTTTTACAGATGCAAGAGTTTCCTTGTTGAACCCTTCAACTGGTGAATCTAAGACATTTCCATCTTCACCTTTTGAACTCCCAAAGTCAGTTCAGAATTCGCCAGTGTATGTTACTTTCGGAATCGGCTACAACTCTACGTGTGATGACTATACTATCGTAAGAATGGCACATGAATTTGGAGGTCACTACAGATACGAAATGAAGTTGTACTCGTTGAAGAACAACTCATGGAGAAAAATTCAAGACCTGcctcatccaatttttcatgctgGATCTGTTTGCTGCTTCCTAAATGGTGCATTCCACTGGTTTTCTTATCACACTTCTTATCAGGATGGACTTTGTGTAGTTGTTTTACTTGATATATCAGAGGAGAAGTATGGGGAGATCCAAATACCACGTCTTAATTGTTGGGAATAA
- the LOC124886668 gene encoding uncharacterized protein LOC124886668 gives MVIWKELVFLIHSLLTAFEALILTSRISLRPFRETDIDDVLLWAGSSGNDKTRADIGFAITFEYWGHGIAITVLKMAIPRVFNDFPGIVKLHAFAILDNRASHRVLEKAGFIYQGSVTMHGNFKKNVNVRDFVIYTLLSTDYIPQSS, from the exons ATGGTTATATGGAAAGAACTTGTGTTTTTGATCCACTCTCTTCTCACAG CTTTTGAGGCACTAATCTTAACATCAAGAATTAGTTTACGTCCATTCAGAGAGACGGACATTGATGATGTGTTGTTATGGGCAG GATCATCAGGTAATGACAAGACTCGAGCAGATATAGGTTTTGCGATTACATTTGAGTATTGGGGGCACGGGATTGCTATTACTGTACTCAAAATGGCAATCCCTCGAGTATTCAATGACTTTCCTGGAATAGTAAAGCTTCACGCTTTTGCTATTTTGGACAACAGGGCTTCTCATAGGGTTTTAGAGAAGGCTGGGTTTATCTACCAGGGTTCAGTAACTATGCATGgcaatttcaagaaaaatgtaAATGTGAGGGATTTTGTAATTTATACTTTACTATCCACAGATTACATTCCTCAAAGTTCATGA
- the LOC107866650 gene encoding uncharacterized N-acetyltransferase p20 has product MDSSRITLRPFKLTDVDDMMLWVCDDRVTRTIGWKTLTSKEEVLTFIMEACIPHPWRRSICIDDRSIGFVTVFPGSGDDRSRADIGYAIGFEYWGQGIATKAIEMTIPQAFNDFPEVIRLQALADVENKASQRVLEKVGFIKEGILRKYGYHKGKIVDEVIYSLLSTEYNFTSPSGP; this is encoded by the exons ATGGACTCCTCAAGAATTACTCTGCGTCCATTTAAGTTAACGGACGTTGATGATATGATGTTATGGGTATGCGATGACCGAGTAACTCGGACCATCGGATGGAAGACTTTGACCTCGAAAGAGGAAGTGCTAACCTTCATCATGGAAGCGTGTATACCTCACCCGTGGCGTCGATCCATATGCATCGATGATCGCTCAATCGGGTTTGTAACGGTGTTTCCTGGATCAG GTGATGATAGAAGTCGAGCTGACATAGGATATGCTATTGGTTTTGAATATTGGGGGCAggggattgctactaaggctATCGAAATGACAATCCCTCAAGCGTTCAACGACTTTCCTGAAGTAATAAGGCTTCAGGCATTAGCTGATGTTGAGAACAAGGCATCCCAAAGGGTATTGGAGAAAGTTGGGTTCATCAAGGAGGGCATATTGAGAAAATATGGATACCACAAGGGGAAAATAGTGGATGAGGTGATATACAGTCTCTTATCCACGGAGTATAACTTTACCTCTCCTTCAGGCCCATGA
- the LOC107866652 gene encoding uncharacterized protein LOC107866652 codes for MYKEFNSCIMSFVSQTNLCVRNSRTSSMESSRISLRPFRETDVDDVLLWAGDARVTRTTRWEALNSKEEALNFIKEVCTPRPWHVAICIDDRCIGFFWVLYPGSSGNDKTRADIGFAIAFEYWGQGIATTVLKMAIPRVFNDFPGIVKLHAFAILDNRASHRVLEKAGFIYQGSVTMHGNFKKNVNVRDFVIYTLLSTDYIPQSS; via the coding sequence ATGTATAAAGAATTTAACTCCTGTATAATGTCATTCGTCTCGCAAACAAATTTATGCGTTAGGAACTCTAGAACTTCATCAATGGAGTCTTCAAGAATTAGTTTACGTCCATTCAGAGAGACGGACGTTGATGATGTGTTGTTATGGGCAGGCGATGCTCGAGTAACTCGGACCACCAGATGGGAGGCTTTGAATTCGAAAGAAGAGGCATTGAACTTCATCAAGGAAGTGTGTACACCTCGCCCTTGGCATGTAGCCATTTGCATCGATGATCGGTGTATTGGATTCTTCTGGGTACTCTATCCAGGATCATCAGGTAATGACAAGACGAGAGCAGATATAGGTTTTGCGATTGCGTTTGAGTATTGGGGGCAGGGGATTGCTACTACGGTACTCAAAATGGCAATCCCTCGTGTATTCAATGACTTTCCTGGAATAGTAAAGCTTCACGCTTTCGCTATTTTGGACAACAGGGCTTCTCATAGGGTTTTAGAGAAGGCTGGGTTTATCTACCAGGGTTCAGTAACTATGCATGgcaatttcaagaaaaatgtaAATGTGAGGGATTTTGTAATTTATACTTTACTATCCACAGATTACATTCCTCAAAGTTCATGA
- the LOC107866653 gene encoding uncharacterized N-acetyltransferase p20-like translates to MDFSRITLRPYRSTDVDDLLSWASDDRVIRSIHFTKLTSKEDALTFIDKSTIPWRRSICVDDRSIGIMVARPGSGDDRCRAEIGYALAVEYWGQGITPKAVKMAIPLILEEFPEIVRLQALSDAENKASHRVLEKAGFIKEGMFRKYFYFKGEIKDVVLYSFLSTDPIPS, encoded by the coding sequence ATGGATTTTTCAAGAATCACTCTGCGTCCATATAGATCAACGGATGTTGATGATCTCCTCTCATGGGCATCCGATGATCGCGTAATCCGGTCCATCCATTTTACTAAGTTGACTTCCAAGGAAGATGCATTGACCTTCATCGATAAATCTACCATCCCATGGCGTCGATCCATATGCGTCGATGATCGTTCGATAGGGATCATGGTGGCCCGACCTGGATCGGGAGATGACAGGTGTCGAGCAGAGATTGGATATGCGCTAGCGGTCGAGTATTGGGGACAGGGGATTACACCAAAAGCAGTGAAAATGGCCATTCCTTTAATATTGGAGGAGTTTCCTGAAATAGTAAGGCTACAAGCATTATCTGATGCTGAGAATAAAGCATCACATAGGGTGTTGGAAAAGGCTGGGTTTATAAAAGAGGGCATGTTTAGGAAGTATTTTTACTTTAAAGGTGAAATTAAAGATGTTGTACTTTATAGTTTTCTTTCCACTGATCCTATACCTTCATGA
- the LOC107864676 gene encoding uncharacterized protein LOC107864676 — MRRSLSKLSHCSIGRPPTTSISAAFSTFSGGSGGRGRGRGSDFSNFGFSPGKPEPDEAKPEPEPGPPGIGHGRGRGNPSFYSFVDNPNTPPPPPAGRGRGGIGQFSPPPQSQSQQQQSMRKPIFFAKQEETADLNTSSSDAPRKPREDLDLSSSIISALTGAGRGKPATTAAAPVSEKPKEENRHLRARQQKAADDSGERASSPPPQKLSREDAVKKAVGILSRGDGGGGRGMGMGMGGGFGGRGGRGAMRGRGGRGRGRGYRREESEDGSLESGFYLGDDADGEKLAQKLGPENMNILAEGFEEVSARVLPSPMDEAYLDALHTNMMIECEPEYLMGDFESNPDIEETPPISLRDALEKMKPFLMAYEGIKDQEEWEQVIEETMETVPLMKEIVDYYSGADVVTAKQQQQELERVAKTLPESAPNSVKRFTDRAVLSLQSNPGWGFDKKCQFMDKVVMEVSQHYK; from the exons ATGAGACGAAGCTTAAGCAAGCTTTCTCACTGCTCTATCGGCCGACCCCCAACCACCTCCATTTCCGCCGCCTTTTCAACTTTCTCCGGCGGCAGCGGCGGTCGAGGTAGGGGTAGAGGTTCGGATTTCTCCAACTTCGGATTCAGTCCGGGTAAACCCGAACCCGATGAAGCCAAACCCGAACCCGAACCCGGACCGCCTGGAATTGGGCATGGACGAGGTCGAGGTAATCCATCATTTTACTCCTTCGTTGATAACCCTAAtactcctcctcctcctcctgcTGGCCGCGGCCGAGGTGGAATCGGTCAGTTTTCTCCACCACCTCAGTCTCAGTCGCAACAGCAGCAGTCGATGAGGAAACCGATTTTCTTCGCGAAGCAGGAAGAAACAGCTGATTTGAATACTAGTTCTTCTGATGCTCCGAGAAAACCGAGAGAAGATTTGGATCTTTCTAGTAGTATAATATCAGCATTGACCGGTGCGGGGAGAGGGAAGCCGGCGACTACAGCTGCTGCCCCTGTATCTGAAAAGCCTAAGGAAGAGAATCGGCATCTCCGGGCGAGGCAGCAGAAAGCTGCTGATGATTCAGGGGAGAGAGCGAGTAGTCCACCTCCTCAGAAGTTGAGTAGGGAGGATGCAGTGAAGAAGGCGGTAGGGATATTGTCTAgaggtgatggtggtggtggaaGGGGAATGGGAATGGGAATGGGAGGAGGTTTTGGAGGTAGGGGTGGTCGTGGTGCGATGAGAGGTAGAGGGGGGAGGGGAAGAGGAAGAGGTTATCGTCGTGAGGAGAGTGAGGATGGTAGTTTAGAGAGTGGGTTTTATCTTGGTGATGATGCTGATGGGGAGAAGTTGGCTCAGAAACTTGGACCCGAAAATATGAACATATTGGCTGAAGGATTTGAAGAAGTGAGTGCCAGAGTATTGCCTTCTCCAATGGATGAAGCCTACCTAGACGCCCTTCACACTAACATGATG ATAGAGTGTGAACCGGAATACCTGATGGGAGACTTTGAAAGCAATCCTGATATTGAAGAGACACCTCCAATTTCCCTTCGAGATGCTCTTGAAAAAATGAAGCCATTCCTCATGGCATATGAAGGGATTAAGGATCAAGAAGAGTGGGAG CAAGTCATCGAAGAAACAATGGAAACAGTCCCACTTATGAAAGAGATTGTTGATTACTACAGCGGAGCAGATGTAGTAACAGCAAAGCAACAGCAACAAGAGCTGGAAAGAGTGGCAAAAACTCTTCCAGAAAGTGCACCTAATTCAGTAAAGCGGTTCACGGATCGTGCCGTTCTGTCTCTACAG AGCAACCCAGGGTGGGGATTTGACAAGAAATGTCAGTTCATGGACAAGGTTGTAATGGAGGTCTCTCAGCATTACAAATAG
- the LOC107864677 gene encoding uncharacterized protein LOC107864677 encodes MALLSSKGVVVSLPVLVLSGAALSVVFLFFLLSSPPPCNCPVTPTTTTSATVGGDFRSGVGERISTSSEDIEWVKKQIEGNGLHMAENVLRKGINPRTREQQLQDLLQFKGISHYEGEQANNHTALPCPGELLVEQHHSNYGEPWAGGRDVFEFLAESAHVTPNSQVLEIGCGTLRVGLHFIRYLNPEHFHCLERDELSLMAAFRYELPSQGLLHKRPLIVRGEDMDFSKFGSGTMYDLIYASAVFLHIPDKLVWFGLERLASKLKPLEGRIFVSHNIKFCSRLGGDECTKRLNDLGLEYIGKFTHDSLLFNHYEIWFGFRRFRG; translated from the exons ATGGCTTTACTATCATCGAAGGGAGTGgtagtatctctgccggtgctAGTCCTCTCCGGCGCCGCCTTATCCGTCGTATTCCTCTTCTTCCTTTTGTCCTCACCACCACCGTGTAATTGCCCTGTCACTCCGACAACCACCACCTCCGCCACCGTCGGTGGCGACTTCAGATCGGGTGTCGGCGAACGGATCTCGACGTCGTCAGAGGATATAGAATGGGTGAAGAAACAGATCGAAGGTAATGGATTACATATGGCGGAGAATGTGCTACGTAAAGGGATCAACCCTCGTACTCGTGAACAACAGCTACAGGATCTTCTTCA GTTCAAGGGCATATCACATTATGAAGGAGAACAAGCAAATAATCACACTGCCCTTCCTTGTCCTGGTGAACTCCTTGTAGAACAGCACCATAGCAATTATGGAGAACCATGGGCAGGAGGGAGGGATGTTTTTGAATTCCTTGCAGAGTCCGCCCATGTAACCCCAAATTCCCAGGTTCTTGAGATTGGTTGTGGGACTCTTCGTGTTGGATTACATTTCATCCGGTATTTGAACCCAGAACACTTCCACTGTCTCGAGAGAGATGAACTTTCTTTAATGGCTGCATTCAGATACGAGCTTCCATCTCAGGGCTTATTACACAAGCGTCCCCTTATCGTTAGAGGTGAAGACATGGATTTTAGTAAATTTGGATCTGGAACTATGTATGATTTGATATATGCAAGTGCTGTTTTTCTTCATATTCCTGATAAacttgtttggtttggtttggagAGGTTAGCTAGTAAATTGAAACCTCTAGAAGGTCGAATCTTTGTGTCACATAATATCAAGTTTTGTTCACGTTTGGGAGGAGACGAATGCACAAAGAGGTTGAATGATTTAGGGCTAGAGTACATTGGCAAGTTTACACATGATAGTTTGCTATTCAATCATTATGAAATTTGGTTTGGGTTTAGGAGATTCAGAGGTTGA